One window of Calypte anna isolate BGI_N300 chromosome 9, bCalAnn1_v1.p, whole genome shotgun sequence genomic DNA carries:
- the COMMD2 gene encoding COMM domain-containing protein 2 isoform X1, with translation MLLVLSEEQKAHLGCLPGAGAAAVGELGRLAVELLRRGAAPRACEAAARKLNIGVDTLQHGIEGLTYLLTESSKLMISEIDFQESIHVLGFSDELNKLLLQLYLDNRKEIRSILSELAPKLPSYHSLEWRLDVQLASRSLRQQIKPAVTMKLHLNEYEDQTAQVLQTDPATLLHLIQQLEQALGEMKTNHCRRIVRNMK, from the exons ATGTTGCTGGTGCTGTCGGAGGAGCAGAAGGCACACCTGGGCTGCCTGCCGGGGGCGGGTGCCGCAG CCGTCGGCGAGCTGGGTCGGCTGGCGGTGGAGCTGCTGCGGCGGGGCGCGGCTCCGCGGGCCTGCGAGGCAGCCGCCA gaaaacttAACATTGGTGTTGACACTCTTCAGCATGGCATAGAAGGACTAACTTACCTTCTCACTGAAAGCTCCAAGCTTATG ATTTCAGAGATCGACTTCCAAGAGTCCATTCATGTTCTGGGATTCTCAGATGAACTGAACAAACTATTGCTCCAGCTGTACCTTGATAACAGGAAGGAGATCAGAAGCATTCTCAGTGAGCTGGCACCAAAGCTTCCCAGCTATCACAGTCTGGAGTGGAGACTGGATGTGCAG CTTGCAAGCAGAAGTTTGAGACAACAGATCAAGCCTGCTGTGACTATGAAGCTACATCTTAATGAGTATGAAGATCAGACTGCCCAAGTGTTGCAGACCGACCCTGCTACCCTCCTGCACCTAATTCAGCAGCTGGAACAAGCCTTGggggaaatgaaaacaaaccactGCAGGAGGATCGTGCGCAACATGAAATAG
- the COMMD2 gene encoding COMM domain-containing protein 2 isoform X2 — protein sequence MLLVLSEEQKAHLGCLPGAGAAGKLNIGVDTLQHGIEGLTYLLTESSKLMISEIDFQESIHVLGFSDELNKLLLQLYLDNRKEIRSILSELAPKLPSYHSLEWRLDVQLASRSLRQQIKPAVTMKLHLNEYEDQTAQVLQTDPATLLHLIQQLEQALGEMKTNHCRRIVRNMK from the exons ATGTTGCTGGTGCTGTCGGAGGAGCAGAAGGCACACCTGGGCTGCCTGCCGGGGGCGGGTGCCGCAG gaaaacttAACATTGGTGTTGACACTCTTCAGCATGGCATAGAAGGACTAACTTACCTTCTCACTGAAAGCTCCAAGCTTATG ATTTCAGAGATCGACTTCCAAGAGTCCATTCATGTTCTGGGATTCTCAGATGAACTGAACAAACTATTGCTCCAGCTGTACCTTGATAACAGGAAGGAGATCAGAAGCATTCTCAGTGAGCTGGCACCAAAGCTTCCCAGCTATCACAGTCTGGAGTGGAGACTGGATGTGCAG CTTGCAAGCAGAAGTTTGAGACAACAGATCAAGCCTGCTGTGACTATGAAGCTACATCTTAATGAGTATGAAGATCAGACTGCCCAAGTGTTGCAGACCGACCCTGCTACCCTCCTGCACCTAATTCAGCAGCTGGAACAAGCCTTGggggaaatgaaaacaaaccactGCAGGAGGATCGTGCGCAACATGAAATAG